The window TAAATTCCCCTTTTCTGCCGTACCAACGGCTTGATAATTACATTAAATCCGTGTCCGTGCAATCGGGGGAAGATCAATTGTGAATGGCTGGAGTAGAGGAATTAAGGGCTCGATAGTATTTAAAAATTCATCAAAAATGTCAGCCTTTGAGGATGGAGCCATTTGTATTCCGCTTATCCAGCCTTCGCCTGCGATCCTTACTGAGGTCGTCACTTTTCTCAAGAGTAATCTTAATCCCGAAACTATGCTGATTAGTGCCCGTCCAGACGCAGTTGCTATTTGGTGGAAGCAGGTTTCCAAAGAATGCAATTTTAAATTTTTATCACCTCTTCAATGGCGACACTCTTATGCCACTATAGGTGCATTACACCTAGCTGACTGGTACAAGAACAACACTTACCTACTCCAGCAGTGCTGCCTTCACAGTTCCATAAAAATGACTGAGAAATATGTCAACCAGAAGTCGTCGCAGCTATTGAAAGCATTTGAGAACTAATTTGTCATTTCCAAGAAGGAGCAAATATTCTTGCCCATAATGGAATTTTCTTTATAGGTGGCGGCTTCTTGACATCTTTATTCACAATTAAAAAATTAGCTAAATTGTTCTTATTCCCAACTTTTAATTCCTCTAACATCTTAGCAAAATCTTGTCCTTTTTGATAACCAAGGTCGTATTCTGTTGATAGAGTCGAACGGCAAAGAAATCCTTTTATGGTACCGCTTTCTAATTGAGTGCTTGGATCAACTATAAAAATTTTGCTTAACGTCAATGCGCCGTAAACAACTTCTTCATTAAGAAAACTCTTTAAGCTTTCGGTGTTTAATTTTTTTAGCTGATATAAATAATTTAGCATTCTATTTTCGACAAAATCCTCGGGATCTAGGCAATCTATAGGTGTTGAGCAAATGCAAATTACTACATTTGCACCTATGTTCCCTGCTTTTTGAATAATACCTAATGGAAGGTTCGCATAAATACCACCATCACCGTATGCATTATCTCCAGATTTGTAAGGCTGCACAACGATTGGCAAAGCACATGATAATGCAACTGCTTCAGTGAATGAAAACGACTCATTTTCTAATTCAGCACTGCTTTCTCCTGGACTATACATAAACATTGGATGGTCTTCGAGCATGAATGTACTAGGCAGTGACTTATTTGAAGTGACATGGATATATGAGTAAATTTCTGAGGGTCCCTCAGGAAGAATTTTTTTAAAAAGAGAAGCATAATTCTTAAAAATTACAAGTCCGCTTTCTTTTCGATTAGTTTTTTTGAAGATACTAAAAAGTTGCCGCCCTAGAATTATAAATGACGCCCAAATAATTCCAACTAGGGCCTTTCTTTTTCCTTTAATTTTATTGAACCAGCAACAGACCCAAAAGTTTCTA is drawn from Bdellovibrionales bacterium and contains these coding sequences:
- a CDS encoding patatin-like phospholipase family protein, which produces MSVRPDYGNYLLQDLSEEIKNQSVINIVTVIQGGGAKGAWQGGFLEGLMDSNGIRIVASAGSSAGAINSYLVSEKIRFSRQKIFRNFWVCCWFNKIKGKRKALVGIIWASFIILGRQLFSIFKKTNRKESGLVIFKNYASLFKKILPEGPSEIYSYIHVTSNKSLPSTFMLEDHPMFMYSPGESSAELENESFSFTEAVALSCALPIVVQPYKSGDNAYGDGGIYANLPLGIIQKAGNIGANVVICICSTPIDCLDPEDFVENRMLNYLYQLKKLNTESLKSFLNEEVVYGALTLSKIFIVDPSTQLESGTIKGFLCRSTLSTEYDLGYQKGQDFAKMLEELKVGNKNNLANFLIVNKDVKKPPPIKKIPLWARIFAPSWK